DNA from Thermoplasmata archaeon:
ATGTTGAAAAAACTGTTGATAAAACCAAGAAAATATTAAAAAAAGGTAAAGATTTTTTAAAATAGTTTGTTGTCAAAAAATAAAAAAGGAAGTTACAGCAACATTGAGATCACTGATGGGAAATATTTGGAAAAATCCACTAAATGTTCTGGCAGAGCATTATATCCAATAAATAGTGCTGCAAGTGTTCCTAGTATAAGCAGTACAAATTCCAGGTAATACAGTGCTTTACCTGCCCCATTAGGTTTCATTATCAATATTGGAGTTAACAAAGCAGCAATTCCATCAACTACATAGAGCCCCATAGCACTAATAAGGTCATTTCCAGATTCTAGCTTATACGTAAATATACTATATGCTCCAATCAGTACATATATTCCGAGTATTACAGACAGGAAAGATAGAGATGCGGGGTTCATTTTTTTATAAACCATTATTGCGCCTACAACTAAAAGGATACCCAAGAACAAGAGAGGATCTCCAAATAACATATTATACCCTGAAGGAAGTGGCCATGTAAAAGACATTTCATAACCGCTTATGAAATCAAACAACCCTATTCCTACAGTGGGAATAACCAGCTGTTCTCTAATCCATTCAGTTTTTCCTAATGCGGAATACAAAAAGTATAGTGCTACCAAAAATGTTCCTGAGCCTAGTCCTATAAGCATTATAGCCAACGAGTCTATAAACAAAGCCATATTTTTATCACCACTTAAAGGAGTAATAAAATTTAATATTTAAATTTTTTTATGCCCAATTTCGTTTTATAAAAAATTATTTTGTTAATCTTGTAATTCTTTGATAATATAGGATAAAAAAATAAATTTTTATTAGTTTTATTTAGACATTTATTATCAAATATCTTGTAAATTCAATATCAAAGTTATAAAAAAATAAAATTAAAAGCTTGCGGTATATACCTGTAAATACCAAACTATGGCAATTTAAAATATCCTATTCTTATCAACTTAACTATACTTTTGCTTTTTGTTCAGATAAAATTATTATTATACCCATTTGTTATTACCCGACACTATGAAAGCTTCATCTATAAAAATAGACAAAATCAATTGTAAAGGTTGCGGTATCTGTATAGACGTATGCCCCAAAAAAGTAATAGCAAACTCTGAAGAAGTGAATGAATACGGGCTTTTCTATCCCTATATTATAGATCTAGATAATTGTATTGTTTGTAGACTATGTGAATTATATTGCCCTGATTTTGCAATAGATGTGGAGGAGAAAAAATGATGAATAAAGTGATATTTGTAGAGGGTGACGAAGCTTGCGCATTAGGAGCAATAAAAGCTGGTTGCAGATTCTATGCGGGATATCCAATAACCCCTGCCTCAGAGATTATGGAATCAATGGCAAGATTGTTACCAAGAGAAGGGGGTAAATTTGTACAGATGGAAGATGAAATTGGATCTATAGCAGCAGCTATAGGTGCTTCTTGGACTGGCTTGAAGGCCATGACTGCAACTTCCGGGCCTGGTTTTTCTCTAATGCAGGAAAATATTGGATATGCATTAATGACTGAAACGCCGGTTGTAATCGTTAATGTAATGAGAAGTGGCCCTTCAATCGGACAAGCAACTATGCCTGCCCAGGGTGATGTAATGCAATCTAGATTTGGTACCCATGGTGATTATGAGCTCATAGTACTATCGCCAAATTCTGTACAGGAAATGTATGATTTTACAATCAAAGCCTTTAATCTATCTGAAAAATACCGGATACCAGTTATATTATTGACCGATGCAGAAGTAGGTCATATGACTGAAAAAATGATAGCACATGAGGCAGAGCTCATCGAGCGAAAAAAAGCAGAAAAGCCGGCAGAATTACTGACTTACGAGGGAAGAGTACCTCCTATGGCACTGTTTGGATCTGGATATGAACTATTAGTCACAGGTTCTACTCACAAGCCAGATGGCACTCGAGACACAGGCTCTGAATCTGTGCACTCTGATTTAGTGACCAGGCTTGTCATGAAAATCGAAACTGATAGAGAAAATATAGAAGATTATGAAGAACTTTTTGTCGATGATGCAGACATAATTGTTATAGCATATGGTGCTACTTCCAGACCTGCAAAAGGTGCAGTATTAAAAGCTCGTGAAAATGGGATAAAAGCTGGATTTTTCAGACCCAAAACGCTCTGGCCAGCACCTGAAAAGAGGATGAAAGAGCTTAGAAACGTGAAGACTGTATTATTGCCAGAGATGTCTTTAAGAGGATACAAGATGGAAGTAGAGAAAATCTTTGGCTCTGTACAGCATTATCCCAAATTAGGTGGTGTTGTTCACACTGTTGATGAAATATATAATAAGATCATGGAAGTGATAAAATGATAACTGCTAAAGAATTGAAAGAAAAATATATTCGAAGATTTCCCTCTGCTTTCTGCCCTGGATGTGGCGATGGGCAAATATTAAATGCTATTACAAGAGCAATTGATCACTCTAAAATAGATAGCAAACAGATAGTGGCAGTATCAGGTATAGGATGTTCAGCATGGATTCCTTCTCCATATTTAAAGACTGATACTTTTCATACACATCATGGCCGCGCAATAGCATTTGCTACAGGTGTAAAAATAGCAAATCCTTCATTGAAAGTTCTTGTTGTGGCGGGAGACGGAGATTGTGTGGGCATTGGCGGAAATCATCTAATACATGCTGCCAGGTCAAATATAGCCATGACAGTAATAATGGTAAATAACGGGATATATGCAATGACTGGCGGCCAGGTAGCGCCTACAACCGAGCATAACACCAGAACCATTACTACTCCTTATGGAAATCCTGGATATTCATTCAATGTTTCAGAGCTTGTTAAAGCTGCAGGTGCTACCTATGTAGCCAGATGGACCACCTGGCATTTACCGCAGCTTATTAAAAGCATTGAAAAAGCGATGATGAAAAAAGGTTTTTCTTTTATCGAGGTTCTATCTCAATGCCCGACCTATGAAGGAAAAATTCTGGGGATGGATCACATAGAAATGTTGCATATGTTTAAAGAAAAAGCCAGGCCTGACGGAGAAGGGATATTCAAAATTGGAGAATTTGTAGACATAGAGAGACCAGAACTTACAGAAGAGATGGATAAAATAATAAGGCAGGTGAGAAAATGATACAGATCCGCATTGCAGGCTGGGCGGGACAAGGGTTGGTTTTAGCAGGATCGATACTGGCTCATGCTTATGCTATGCACGAAAACAAAAATGTGATTAGTACTAGATCATACACTGCCGCTGTAAGGTCAGGCATCACTTATTCAGATATTATTGTTGATGACCATGAAATTTATGACTTAGTAATAACAAAACCCCAGGCTTTAATAGTATTATATCAGAAAACTATGGATAAGTTTGTTTCTCTTGCAAAAAAATCAGAATACTTGATTGTCGAGAAAAATTTGGTACCTAATGTTCCAGCTATCCCTGGCAAATTAGTAATAGTTCCCGCATATGACATAGCAAATCAAGAAAAAAGTCCAAAGATGGTGAATATGGTAATGCTTGGCGCATTCGCAAAGGCCACAAACCTAATATCGATAGATTCTTTGATTAAAAGTATCGATCAGAATGTATCTGAAAAATTCAGAGATTTAAACAAAAAATTGATAATGCGAGGTTATGAACAAAATATCCTATACTGAACAATTTTCAGAGAGTATTTATAGAAAATACTTCGTAAAATTGATACTTGCTAAGCGAAATATATTAGATTTTTATTGCCTATAACATATTTTGATTTATTCACCCAAACAAAATGCTTTGGCGATAATATACAGTTAGATGAATAATATTTTTTTAATCGAATTTTCATGTATAATACGTATTTTGTGTTAGTTATTTAACTTATACTAAAAACAATTAAAAATATCTGCACTATGCTGGCATAGATTAAAAAATGATCCAGCCGTTAATTTCTACCATATACAAAATATAAACTTTTAAATAATTTAAGCGTATAATATATTTTTATGAAAGCAGTAAATAATTTGATAGGAATAGTAGACATAAGTAGAAATAATGTTAAAGTAGAGCATGTTGATGATTCTGTTTATAAGAAATTTTTAGGCGGATATGGTTTAGGAGTATGGTATTTACATACTCATCAGAAACCAAATGCAGATCCTCTAGGTCCAGAAAACACCTTAGGTATAGTTCCAGGACTGTTAAATAACACAAATATTCCAATGTCCGGACGCTTTATGGCAGTAGCTAAATCTCCATTGACCGGTACCTGGGGCGATTCCAACTGTGGTGGTCATTTTGGCCCTAAGTTGATGCAGGCTGGTTTAGACGGCATTTTCATAAATGGGATATCTAAAGAGCCGGTGTATATATTAATAGACAATGGCAAAATTTCAGTCCTCAGTGCCAAAGATCTATGGGGTAAAAATACTACTGAAACAGAAGAAATTTTAAAAAATAGGCACAAAGGAGCTGAAGTTTTATCTATAGGACCAGCCGGCGAATATATGTCACTGATATCTTGCATAATAACAGATAAAGGTAGGGCATTAGGCAGATCTGGGCTTGGTGCTGTAATGGGCTCTAAAAAACTTAAAGCGATAGTGGCTGTGGGCAATAAAAAAGCAGATATTTTCGATTCCAACACTCTAAAATCGATTACAAAGAGTATGCTGAATGCCAGCAAAGATGAGAGATCAGAAATTTACAAAATGTGGCACAAGTACGGCACTGTGGGCAGCAATGAATTTTCAGCATTGAGCGGAGATACACCCATCAAGAACTGGAATGGAATAGGCATTATTGATTTTGGCGAAGAAAACGCCAATAAACTGAGTGGGGAAATGATTGTAAAGGATAATGTTCAGAGCTATGGTTGTGCCAGTTGCCCGGTGGCATGTGGCGCATGGATAAGAAGAGAGACCAGATTCGGAATAATTGAAGGTCACAGACTAGAATATGAAGGTGCATCCCTATTTGGGCAGGCTTTACTGAACAGCGATCTGGATTCGGTAGCCATGTCATTTGAGCTATGCAATCAATATGGTCTGGACATTATATCAACTGCTGCGGCAATAGGTTTTGCGATGGAATGTTTTGAGAAAGGAATGATCAATGAGCGAGACTTGGGATTCAAGATTGGGTGGGGAGATTCAGATGCAATAGTAAAACTTGTGCATATGATAGGAAAAGGAGAAGGATTTGGAAGAGTGCTGGGATTAGGTGTGAAAAAAGCAGCTGAAAAGATAGGAAAAGGCGCTGATAAGATAGCGATTCATGTTGAAGGACAAGAACTTCCGTCTCATGATCCTAAATACATGCCCAGCCTGGCCACCACATACTTGACCGATCCAACGCCTGGAAGACATACAGCTGGTGGTTTAGGATTTGAAGAAGGATCGGTTCCGAGCCCAATATTCAATATAGATCTTCATTTTGAAAAAGTGGAAAAATATGAATACAAAAACAAAGGTAAGGTACATGCTATCATGAGCAATATGAAACAGGTTCAGAATGCTTTAGGGTTCTGCTCTTTTTCATTTGTATACGGAACATTACCTTATACAGAGATGATAAAATCAGCTACCGGCATGGAATACACTCCAGAAGAGCTTTTATTGACAGGAGAAAGGATACAAGATATGAGGCATTTATTTAATTTGAGAGAAGGATTAAACCCTGCTAAATTCACGATACCTGGAAGAGCAATAGGCACAGAGCCACAAAAAGAGGGTCCTTTGAAAGGGGTTACTGTAGACATAGATACCATGAAGAAAGAATATTACAATGCTATGGGGTGGGACCTGGAAACTGGAGAAATAAATGCTAATAAAAGGAAAGAGCTTGATCTGACCTATTAACTTTTATATATCTCTTTAATTTAACAGTACTCAATGAAAAGAACTAATTATCTAAATAGTTTGAAAAGTCTGCAAGACCGTTCAAAAGTTATTGTTGATGGTTGGCTTCAAGAAACCAGGGTATTGGGAAACATTGCATTTTTGATTCTGCGAGATCGCGAGGGTAGTGCTCAGGTTACTTTGTTTAAAAAACAGTTTGGTCCAGAAAANNNNNNNNNNNNNNNNNNNNNNNNNNNNNNNNNNNNNNNNNNNNNNNNNNNNNNNNNNNNNNNNNNNNNNNNNNNNNNNNNNNNNNNNNNNNNNNNNGTTCAAAAGTTATTGTTGATGGTTGGCTTCAAGAAACCAGGGTATTGGGAAACATTGCATTTTTGATTCTGCGAGATCGCGAGGGTAGTGCTCAGGTTACTTTGTTTAAAAAACAGTTTGGTCCAGAAAAATTTAAAATGCTGTGCAATTTGCCGAGAGAGAGTGTGTTGGAAGTATCTGGAATAGTTCAGAAAAACGAAAATGTAAGCTTGGGCTTTGAGATAATACCTGAAAACATAGAAATTCTGAACCTGGCTAAATCACCATTGCCGCTGGGCATAATCGATAAAGTAAATACAGATCTAGACACTAGGCTTAATACCAGATTTTTAGATCTCAGAAAACCCGAGGTTCAGGCAATGTTCAAAATTAAAAGCACTCTGTTAGAAAGTATCAGAAACACGCTACTAGAAAACGAGTTTATTGAAGTACACACGCCAAAGATAGTTGCCACAGCTACAGAGGGTGGCACCGAGCTGTTTCATGTTCAATACTTTGAAAATGATGCATATTTAGTGCAATCGCCACAGTTATATAAACAGATTATGATGAGCGCAGGATTTGATAGAGTGTTTGAAATAGCACCTGCTTTCAGGGCTGAAGAACACAATACCGTAAGACATCTTAATGAGTTCATTTCTATAGATGTAGAGATGAGCTTTTGTGATGATGAAGACGCAATGAAACTTTTGGAAATCGTTATCGCAAACGCAATCTCACATGTCAAAGAACGACGAAAGAAGGAACTTGAGATTCTAGGATTAAACTGGACTGTCCCAGAAATACCTTTTAAGAGATTCGATTATGAGTTTTTAAGAGCCCTAGTAAATGAGAGTGGTTTAAAAATGGATTTTGGCGAGGACTTTTCAGCTGAGGCACAAGCAATAATAGGTGCAAAATATCCAGATTTTTATTTTATTAAAAATTGGCCTATAGAAGCCCGCGCATTTTATGTGTATCCAGATCCAGCGAACCCTAAATTCGGAAAAGCGTTTGATTTGCAGTATGGTGAGCGTGAGCTCACGTCTGGAGCACAGAGAAATCATGATTATGAGTCTTTAAAAAACGCGCTGATTTCTAAAAACTTGAATCCTGATAACTTTGAATTTTATTTGAAAGCTTTTGAATATGGAATGCCACCGCATGCGGGGTGGGCAATAGGATTGGAGAGACTTACTATGATTCTCAGCAATGCAAAAAACATCCGGGAAGTTTCTCTATTTCCAAGAGATAGAAGAAGAATTGTACCTTGATTTGGAGGAAATATTATGTTTGATTTTGGGTCTGTAAGGTTCAGAGCGATTGAAAAAGAGGATTTAAAATACATACATGACTGGGAAAATGACTATGAGCTATTTCTTTATACTAGAGCGAATCCACTTCATTTTATAACTTTAGAGCAGGTTGAAACTGAGTATGACGAGCTCTTGAAAAACAAGAATGCTTTAAAATTCATTGTTGAAAACAATGATAATAAACAAGTTCTAGGCCTGGCAAGGTTCAGTATCAATGAATCTGACGTAAGATCAGCAGAGATAGGGGTATACATTGCCGACAAAGAGCAATGGAATAGGGGTCTTGGAAAATTAATAACTTTGGGATTGCTAGAGATGCTATTCTATCACCGTAGCTTTGAGAAAGTAGTAGCAGGAAGCGCAGAGTTTAACAAGAGAGCGCATAAAGCATTAGAATACTGTGGATTCAGAAAGGAGGGAGAGCTCAGGAGAGGTATAAAGTTGTATGGAAAATACTATTCGTGGTACATATATGGAGAGCTGTATGATGAGTACATGCAAATTCGCGAGAAAGCATTGAAAGAAACATTGAAAGAGGACTATGAAGAATATATAAAAATGGTATCAAGTATAGGGTGAGCAAAAATGGATAATATTAATAATATAATAAAAAGTATGGAGCCTGAAATAGTAAGCACAATGATCGAGCTAATATCTAAAAAAGCAATTTCTCCAGAATCTGGAGGATCTGGAGAACTAGAAAGAGCAGTTTATTTGCAGGGCTTGCTTGAGAAGATAGGTGTAGATAAAATAGAGCGAATAGATGCAAAAGACAACTACAATGTAATAAGACCAAACATACTGGCACAGGTATATGGAAAACAGAGAGACCGCACAGTCTGGATTGTGGCGCATATGGATACAGTGCCTGAGGGAGACTTGTCACTTTGGAACACTGATCCATTCAAGGGAGTATTTAAGGATGGAAAGATTTATGGCAGAGGAAGCGTAGATAATGGGCAGGCTATACTCACAGCTCTATTTACATTAAAGATCTTGAAAAAGCAGGATATTGTGCCAAAATATAATGTTGGTATAATGTTTGTATCGGACGAAGAAGTTGGTAGCAAGTATGGAATAGATTTTGTGCTGAAAAACCGTGAGTTTTCTAAAAATGATCTTTTTTACGTTCCTGATTCAGGGAACTCGGAGGGAACGGAAATAGAAATTGCAGAAAAATCTATTTTGTGGATCAAGATCAAGGTCAATGGCAAACAGGCGCATGGAAGCAGGCCAGACCTAGGATTGAACGCAAACAGGATCTCAATGTTATTAAACAGCGAAATTGATAAAGATTTACATAAAAAATTCACGGCTGTAGATACTCTGTTTACGCCTGAATATTCAACCTTCGAGCCTACAAAGAGAGAGAAGAATGTGGATAATGTTAACACCATACCAGGCACTGATGTCAGCTATTATGATTGCAGGATTTTGCCCACATACAATATCGATGATGTGCTGAAAGTTTTTGAAGAAAAGATTAGTAAGTTTAAGAAAAAGTACCAGATAGAAATTGAGTCTGAAATATTACAGAAATCCGTAGCTCCAAAACCCACTGATAAAAACAGTGAAATTGTCCAGACCCTTTTAAGAGTATTGAAAGAAGAGAGAAACATAGATGGAAAACTGGTAGGAATCGGAGGCGGGACATGCGCTGCTTTTTTCAGAGCAAATGGAAATCAATCTGTGGTCTGGAGTACCCTGGATGATGTTGAACATAGCCCTAACGAATATTGCAGGCTTGAAAACCTGGAGAAGGATATACTGGTATTTACAAAGCTTCTGATCTAAATAAAACGGTATCTGATTACAGATTATATAAACTTTTAATTTTTTTCAATTTTTGCAGTTTTTTATTTTGCATTGCTATTTTTCCGTTAATTATTGTGGTATCTACATTTAGCCCTTCCAGTGAATAGACTAGATTAGATACTATATTTTCCTTATACATAGGTAGCCCATTAGGAATTGGATCTATTATTATCAAGTCCGCGAGTTTACCTGTTTCTACACTTCCAATATTATCATTTCTTAGTGCCTTAGCACCGTTAATCGTTGCAAAGTCTAGAATCTGCTGTGCAGAGATGATAGATGCGTCCCATCTATCGTTCTTGATCAATAATCCTGCTGTTTTCATAACCTGAAACATGTCAAGATTGTTGTTACTTGAAACGCTATCGGTACCTAGCGTAACTGTTATCCTGTTTTTCAGCATCTCTGAGATCGGAGCTGCTCCGCCATTTCCAAGCTTCATATTGCTGACAGGATTATGCGATACAGATACATTATTTTTAGATAACATGTAAATTTCATTTAATGTTAAATATAATGAGTGAACGGATACAAGCCTATCAGATAAGAACCCAATCTTTTCCATATATTCAACGGGCCTCTGCCCGAATTTTTGCTGATTTTCATATACTTCCTTTCTGGTCTCCGCTATATGCATCGTCATTATCTTGTCATATTTTTCAGCCAGCTCTTTCGCTTTTAACATGGTTTCTTTGCTGCAAACATATATTCCCTGGAGCCCTACTTCCGGAACTATC
Protein-coding regions in this window:
- a CDS encoding GNAT family protein, whose protein sequence is MFDFGSVRFRAIEKEDLKYIHDWENDYELFLYTRANPLHFITLEQVETEYDELLKNKNALKFIVENNDNKQVLGLARFSINESDVRSAEIGVYIADKEQWNRGLGKLITLGLLEMLFYHRSFEKVVAGSAEFNKRAHKALEYCGFRKEGELRRGIKLYGKYYSWYIYGELYDEYMQIREKALKETLKEDYEEYIKMVSSIG
- a CDS encoding aldehyde ferredoxin oxidoreductase family protein — protein: MKAVNNLIGIVDISRNNVKVEHVDDSVYKKFLGGYGLGVWYLHTHQKPNADPLGPENTLGIVPGLLNNTNIPMSGRFMAVAKSPLTGTWGDSNCGGHFGPKLMQAGLDGIFINGISKEPVYILIDNGKISVLSAKDLWGKNTTETEEILKNRHKGAEVLSIGPAGEYMSLISCIITDKGRALGRSGLGAVMGSKKLKAIVAVGNKKADIFDSNTLKSITKSMLNASKDERSEIYKMWHKYGTVGSNEFSALSGDTPIKNWNGIGIIDFGEENANKLSGEMIVKDNVQSYGCASCPVACGAWIRRETRFGIIEGHRLEYEGASLFGQALLNSDLDSVAMSFELCNQYGLDIISTAAAIGFAMECFEKGMINERDLGFKIGWGDSDAIVKLVHMIGKGEGFGRVLGLGVKKAAEKIGKGADKIAIHVEGQELPSHDPKYMPSLATTYLTDPTPGRHTAGGLGFEEGSVPSPIFNIDLHFEKVEKYEYKNKGKVHAIMSNMKQVQNALGFCSFSFVYGTLPYTEMIKSATGMEYTPEELLLTGERIQDMRHLFNLREGLNPAKFTIPGRAIGTEPQKEGPLKGVTVDIDTMKKEYYNAMGWDLETGEINANKRKELDLTY
- a CDS encoding 2-oxoacid:acceptor oxidoreductase family protein; translated protein: MIQIRIAGWAGQGLVLAGSILAHAYAMHENKNVISTRSYTAAVRSGITYSDIIVDDHEIYDLVITKPQALIVLYQKTMDKFVSLAKKSEYLIVEKNLVPNVPAIPGKLVIVPAYDIANQEKSPKMVNMVMLGAFAKATNLISIDSLIKSIDQNVSEKFRDLNKKLIMRGYEQNILY
- the aspS gene encoding aspartate--tRNA(Asn) ligase; the encoded protein is SKVIVDGWLQETRVLGNIAFLILRDREGSAQVTLFKKQFGPEKFKMLCNLPRESVLEVSGIVQKNENVSLGFEIIPENIEILNLAKSPLPLGIIDKVNTDLDTRLNTRFLDLRKPEVQAMFKIKSTLLESIRNTLLENEFIEVHTPKIVATATEGGTELFHVQYFENDAYLVQSPQLYKQIMMSAGFDRVFEIAPAFRAEEHNTVRHLNEFISIDVEMSFCDDEDAMKLLEIVIANAISHVKERRKKELEILGLNWTVPEIPFKRFDYEFLRALVNESGLKMDFGEDFSAEAQAIIGAKYPDFYFIKNWPIEARAFYVYPDPANPKFGKAFDLQYGERELTSGAQRNHDYESLKNALISKNLNPDNFEFYLKAFEYGMPPHAGWAIGLERLTMILSNAKNIREVSLFPRDRRRIVP
- a CDS encoding 4Fe-4S binding protein → MKASSIKIDKINCKGCGICIDVCPKKVIANSEEVNEYGLFYPYIIDLDNCIVCRLCELYCPDFAIDVEEKK
- a CDS encoding DUF981 family protein, producing the protein MALFIDSLAIMLIGLGSGTFLVALYFLYSALGKTEWIREQLVIPTVGIGLFDFISGYEMSFTWPLPSGYNMLFGDPLLFLGILLVVGAIMVYKKMNPASLSFLSVILGIYVLIGAYSIFTYKLESGNDLISAMGLYVVDGIAALLTPILIMKPNGAGKALYYLEFVLLILGTLAALFIGYNALPEHLVDFSKYFPSVISMLL
- a CDS encoding M20 family metallo-hydrolase, whose product is MDNINNIIKSMEPEIVSTMIELISKKAISPESGGSGELERAVYLQGLLEKIGVDKIERIDAKDNYNVIRPNILAQVYGKQRDRTVWIVAHMDTVPEGDLSLWNTDPFKGVFKDGKIYGRGSVDNGQAILTALFTLKILKKQDIVPKYNVGIMFVSDEEVGSKYGIDFVLKNREFSKNDLFYVPDSGNSEGTEIEIAEKSILWIKIKVNGKQAHGSRPDLGLNANRISMLLNSEIDKDLHKKFTAVDTLFTPEYSTFEPTKREKNVDNVNTIPGTDVSYYDCRILPTYNIDDVLKVFEEKISKFKKKYQIEIESEILQKSVAPKPTDKNSEIVQTLLRVLKEERNIDGKLVGIGGGTCAAFFRANGNQSVVWSTLDDVEHSPNEYCRLENLEKDILVFTKLLI
- a CDS encoding thiamine pyrophosphate-dependent enzyme, which produces MITAKELKEKYIRRFPSAFCPGCGDGQILNAITRAIDHSKIDSKQIVAVSGIGCSAWIPSPYLKTDTFHTHHGRAIAFATGVKIANPSLKVLVVAGDGDCVGIGGNHLIHAARSNIAMTVIMVNNGIYAMTGGQVAPTTEHNTRTITTPYGNPGYSFNVSELVKAAGATYVARWTTWHLPQLIKSIEKAMMKKGFSFIEVLSQCPTYEGKILGMDHIEMLHMFKEKARPDGEGIFKIGEFVDIERPELTEEMDKIIRQVRK
- a CDS encoding 2-oxoacid:acceptor oxidoreductase subunit alpha, giving the protein MMNKVIFVEGDEACALGAIKAGCRFYAGYPITPASEIMESMARLLPREGGKFVQMEDEIGSIAAAIGASWTGLKAMTATSGPGFSLMQENIGYALMTETPVVIVNVMRSGPSIGQATMPAQGDVMQSRFGTHGDYELIVLSPNSVQEMYDFTIKAFNLSEKYRIPVILLTDAEVGHMTEKMIAHEAELIERKKAEKPAELLTYEGRVPPMALFGSGYELLVTGSTHKPDGTRDTGSESVHSDLVTRLVMKIETDRENIEDYEELFVDDADIIVIAYGATSRPAKGAVLKARENGIKAGFFRPKTLWPAPEKRMKELRNVKTVLLPEMSLRGYKMEVEKIFGSVQHYPKLGGVVHTVDEIYNKIMEVIK
- a CDS encoding amidohydrolase family protein; translation: MSILIKNGWIVTQDAKRNIVKKDIYIESNKIIDISENINIEADHKIDADGKIIAPGLINTHTHIAMGSLRGAADDLNLESFLNKMFKIDASRSEEDLYLSSLLGMLELIRTGTTSFLDLYYSEDIVAKAAIETGIRAFLGWVILDREFTTQVGDPLKNAEQFIREFNNRDELIVPEVGLQGIYVCSKETMLKAKELAEKYDKIMTMHIAETRKEVYENQQKFGQRPVEYMEKIGFLSDRLVSVHSLYLTLNEIYMLSKNNVSVSHNPVSNMKLGNGGAAPISEMLKNRITVTLGTDSVSSNNNLDMFQVMKTAGLLIKNDRWDASIISAQQILDFATINGAKALRNDNIGSVETGKLADLIIIDPIPNGLPMYKENIVSNLVYSLEGLNVDTTIINGKIAMQNKKLQKLKKIKSLYNL